Proteins encoded together in one Amblyomma americanum isolate KBUSLIRL-KWMA chromosome 1, ASM5285725v1, whole genome shotgun sequence window:
- the LOC144094799 gene encoding uncharacterized protein LOC144094799: MRSLIFASAVVGVVLAGDIGGGGFGGGGFGGGGFGGGGFGGGGYGGGGHGGGGGGGGAVHRFVITTKTTSGGGGGGYGGGGFGGGGFGGGGFGGGGGGGGGGFSGVGVGSASKFKGSTIYVLKPRVTGGGGGGYGGGGYGGGGFGGGGGWAPSGGGGGGGWQPSGGGWQ, translated from the exons ATGAGGAGTCTG ATTTTCGCGAGTGCCGTGGTTGGCGTAGTGCTCGCCGGTGACATTGGAGGTGGTGGATTCGGAGGCGGTGGATTCGGAGGCGGCGGTTTCGGTGGTGGAGGATTCGGCGGAGGAGGATACGGCGGTGGTGGACACGGAGGTGGCGGCGGTGGAGGTGGAGCCGTCCACAG GTTTGTGATTACAACAAAAACCACTTCTggtggaggcggcggcggctaTGGCGGCGGTGGTTTCGGAGGCGGTGGATTTGGAGGTGgtggtttcggcggcggcggcggcggcggcggtggaggCTTCAGCGGCGTCGGAGTCGGTAGTGCCTCCAAGTTCAAGGGAAGCACAATCTACGTGCTGAAACCTCGCGTcactggcggcggcggcggcggctacgGAGGTGGCGGCTACGGAGGTGGCGGCTTCGGAGGAGGCGGCGGCTGGGCACCGAGCGggggcggcggaggcggcggctggCAGCCAAGTGGAGGCGGTTGGCAGTGA